In Dictyoglomus sp., one DNA window encodes the following:
- the mtaB gene encoding tRNA (N(6)-L-threonylcarbamoyladenosine(37)-C(2))-methylthiotransferase MtaB yields MDTRSISFYTFGCKVNQYETEKLKSLAQKEGWRIKSLEEETDYIFIHSCAVTHIAERKARRLIKFLRKKFPNSKIILAGCYPERLKNYNLSIDVDILLDNKEKWEFFKGEETSFILSVPQERTRALVKIQDGCRQFCNYCIVPYLRGRERSKPQELVIQEIENLIKLGYKEIVLTGIRLGAYGHDFQDKDALSKLLKRIIKYPEIKRIRLSSIEPLDITPSLIELAGEEKICRHWHIPLQSGDDEILRKMNRRYDTSYYYDIIQELRKRVRDIAITTDVIVGYPEEKDVNFENTVNFIKKVGFMKLHVFPFSSRPGTFAEKLSPLPPSVIEERKRILINLSKDLWKKYAEKFLGKEMEVLVEEVQNGVVDGLTDNYLKVVFNDNSVNKGDFVKVFLKEICEEKILGEKVKNMIYVNS; encoded by the coding sequence ATACTAGAAGTATAAGTTTTTACACTTTTGGATGTAAAGTAAACCAATATGAAACAGAAAAATTAAAAAGTTTAGCTCAAAAAGAGGGCTGGAGGATAAAATCTTTAGAAGAAGAAACTGATTATATTTTTATACATAGTTGTGCTGTTACCCATATAGCAGAAAGAAAAGCAAGAAGACTTATAAAATTTTTAAGAAAAAAATTTCCAAACTCTAAGATAATCCTTGCAGGATGCTATCCAGAGAGACTTAAAAATTATAATCTTTCTATTGATGTAGATATTCTTTTGGATAATAAGGAGAAATGGGAGTTTTTTAAAGGCGAAGAAACTTCTTTTATTCTCTCTGTTCCCCAAGAGAGAACAAGGGCTTTAGTAAAGATTCAAGATGGATGTAGGCAGTTTTGTAATTATTGTATTGTTCCTTACTTAAGAGGAAGGGAAAGGAGTAAGCCTCAAGAATTAGTTATACAAGAGATAGAAAACCTTATAAAATTAGGATATAAAGAAATTGTTCTTACTGGAATAAGGCTAGGAGCTTATGGACATGATTTCCAGGATAAAGATGCTCTTTCTAAACTTCTTAAAAGAATTATTAAATATCCTGAAATAAAAAGAATTCGTTTAAGTTCTATTGAACCCTTGGATATTACTCCTTCTCTGATAGAATTAGCAGGAGAAGAAAAGATATGTAGACATTGGCATATTCCTCTCCAGAGTGGAGATGATGAAATATTGAGAAAGATGAATAGAAGATATGATACCTCTTATTATTATGATATAATTCAAGAATTAAGAAAAAGAGTGAGGGATATTGCAATTACCACAGATGTTATTGTGGGTTATCCAGAAGAAAAAGATGTTAATTTTGAAAATACTGTTAATTTTATAAAGAAAGTAGGCTTTATGAAACTACACGTATTTCCCTTTTCTTCTAGACCTGGAACTTTTGCAGAAAAATTATCTCCTTTGCCTCCTTCTGTAATTGAAGAAAGAAAAAGAATATTGATTAATTTAAGTAAAGATTTATGGAAAAAGTATGCAGAAAAGTTCTTAGGAAAAGAAATGGAAGTTTTAGTAGAAGAAGTTCAAAATGGAGTGGTAGATGGATTAACAGATAATTATTTGAAAGTGGTTTTTAATGATAATTCAGTTAATAAAGGTGATTTTGTAAAAGTCTTTTTAAAAGAAATTTGCGAAGAAAAAATTCTTGGCGAGAAAGTAAAGAATATGATTTATGTTAATTCTTAA
- the rpsU gene encoding 30S ribosomal protein S21 — MTEVRVGKDESLDSALKRFKKKLQEDGVLADIRRHEYYEKPSEKRNRKRAQAKKKK; from the coding sequence GTGACAGAAGTAAGAGTAGGAAAAGATGAAAGCTTAGATAGTGCATTAAAGCGATTTAAAAAGAAACTTCAAGAAGATGGAGTTTTGGCAGATATTAGAAGACATGAATATTATGAAAAACCTAGTGAGAAAAGAAATAGAAAAAGAGCTCAAGCAAAAAAGAAAAAATAA
- a CDS encoding PhoH family protein: MEQPLTRAEIILPKGFLIIERGKRLLEEVKAWQGEYELEIFWDEDKVVIQGIAELVNKVVDYITEYISDHTKTDNKARSKVLVLEKKLIRVSSPGQKRYIEELEKKDIVFVIGPAGTGKSYLAIVAGLIFLKEGKVKKIILTRPVVEAGEKLGFLPGDLQQKINPYLKPLYDFLEEFLGYERVERLMEKKLLEVVPLAYMRGRTFKDSFILLDEAQNTTPLQMKMFLTRFGSGSKMVITGDVTQIDLEKNQKSGLLHAWKILKDINDIGFVELTEEDIVRHDLVKKIVKAYDKWEKEKGELRDL, translated from the coding sequence ATGGAACAACCTCTAACAAGAGCGGAGATTATTTTACCTAAGGGCTTCCTTATTATAGAAAGAGGAAAAAGATTATTAGAAGAAGTAAAAGCTTGGCAAGGAGAATATGAGTTAGAAATATTCTGGGATGAAGATAAAGTAGTAATTCAAGGAATTGCAGAATTAGTTAATAAAGTTGTGGATTATATAACAGAATATATTAGTGATCATACAAAGACTGATAATAAAGCAAGAAGTAAAGTTTTAGTATTAGAAAAAAAATTAATAAGAGTTTCGTCTCCAGGACAAAAAAGATACATTGAAGAGCTGGAGAAAAAAGATATTGTATTTGTTATTGGCCCAGCAGGAACAGGTAAAAGTTATTTAGCAATTGTAGCAGGACTTATATTCTTAAAGGAGGGAAAAGTTAAAAAAATAATTCTAACTCGACCTGTTGTAGAGGCGGGAGAAAAATTAGGTTTTTTGCCAGGTGATCTACAGCAGAAAATAAATCCATATTTAAAGCCCTTATATGATTTTCTTGAAGAGTTTCTAGGATATGAAAGAGTAGAAAGGCTTATGGAAAAGAAATTGTTAGAGGTTGTTCCTCTTGCCTATATGAGAGGGAGAACTTTTAAGGATTCGTTTATATTGTTAGATGAGGCTCAGAATACTACTCCTTTACAGATGAAAATGTTTCTTACAAGGTTTGGGTCTGGAAGCAAAATGGTGATTACAGGAGACGTAACCCAGATCGATTTAGAAAAAAATCAAAAATCTGGATTACTTCATGCATGGAAAATATTAAAAGATATCAATGATATAGGATTTGTAGAACTTACCGAAGAGGATATTGTAAGGCATGATTTAGTAAAAAAGATAGTTAAAGCCTATGATAAATGGGAGAAAGAGAAAGGTGAGCTTAGAGATTTATAA
- the ybeY gene encoding rRNA maturation RNase YbeY, with amino-acid sequence MSLEIYNLKEGLTKKDNDKLKMFLKEILRKKGLLPKNYDISVVFVDDEKIRELNKKYRNKDKPTDVLSFNLGKDPKGRIIGEIYISISTAEKQCLENNRSLLDEIAFLSLHGLLHILGYDHENLSEREKMDKETQNLLKYWV; translated from the coding sequence GTGAGCTTAGAGATTTATAATCTTAAAGAGGGATTGACTAAGAAGGATAATGATAAATTAAAAATGTTCTTAAAAGAGATTTTAAGAAAAAAAGGGTTGTTACCAAAAAATTACGATATTTCTGTCGTTTTTGTAGATGATGAAAAAATAAGGGAATTAAACAAAAAATATAGAAATAAAGATAAACCTACTGATGTTCTATCTTTTAACTTGGGAAAAGATCCTAAAGGTAGAATTATAGGAGAGATATATATCTCTATATCTACAGCAGAGAAGCAATGTTTGGAAAATAATAGATCTCTATTAGATGAAATAGCTTTTCTCTCGCTACACGGTTTATTACACATATTAGGATATGATCATGAAAATTTATCTGAGAGAGAAAAAATGGATAAAGAAACACAAAATCTGTTAAAGTATTGGGTATAA
- a CDS encoding diacylglycerol kinase family protein has translation MKTRNFSESLRFSIEGIIWGLKYERNIKIQFFIGLLTVIAGLIFKLTELELLLILLWTGLVISAEFFNTAIEKALDSYDENFSPSIKIIKDLCASAVFILALFATISGLIIFLPRLISFLKIIIFRGV, from the coding sequence ATGAAGACAAGAAATTTTAGTGAAAGTTTGAGATTTTCTATTGAGGGAATAATTTGGGGTTTGAAATATGAAAGGAATATAAAGATTCAGTTTTTTATAGGGTTATTAACTGTAATTGCTGGATTAATTTTTAAACTTACAGAATTAGAACTGTTATTAATTTTATTATGGACTGGATTAGTAATAAGTGCAGAATTTTTTAATACTGCTATAGAAAAGGCTTTAGATTCTTATGATGAGAATTTTTCTCCATCTATAAAGATTATAAAAGATTTATGTGCATCTGCAGTTTTTATTCTAGCTTTGTTTGCTACAATTTCAGGACTTATAATTTTTCTTCCTCGTTTAATTTCTTTTTTAAAAATAATAATATTCAGAGGAGTGTGA
- a CDS encoding hemolysin family protein, with translation MILLSLSAFFSALETSLVSSTKIKLHHLALEGNKRAEKLLNLLQNTQEVLATILIANNLVNILIASIVTKITLSYTQSYGISVATGFSTFFIVIFGEMIPKTFGLKYKERFSLAFFYLFYPIYIIFKPITRIFLFFSSIFYHVLGKTSESISPFATVEEFITLVNMGEKEGIIEKEEKEFINNVIEFTDTEVHEVMVPRIDMVCVSIDDSLQNAWKKIIEEGHSRLPVYEGTIDNIVGIIHAKDVLKALAEEGNKNLKDIMREVMYIPENMKINDLFNEMRKRKAHMAIVVDEYGGTAGLVTLEDLLEELVGEIEDEYDREERMVSFIDNNTILVDAKMNIYELNELLEEYWKERLPETEYDTVGGLVLDILGRVPVRGEEIKLGNLNIKIESMRRQRIEKVRITYNEEKENKSSEVTND, from the coding sequence TTGATTCTCCTATCTCTTTCAGCTTTTTTCTCTGCTTTAGAAACCTCGTTAGTTTCTTCTACAAAGATTAAACTTCATCATTTAGCTCTTGAGGGTAATAAGAGAGCAGAAAAGCTTCTTAATTTACTTCAAAACACTCAAGAAGTCTTAGCTACTATCTTAATTGCTAATAATCTTGTTAATATTCTTATTGCATCTATTGTTACAAAAATTACCCTTAGTTATACTCAGAGTTATGGTATTTCAGTTGCTACTGGTTTTTCTACGTTTTTTATTGTAATATTTGGAGAAATGATTCCTAAAACTTTCGGACTTAAATATAAAGAAAGGTTTTCATTAGCCTTTTTTTATCTTTTTTATCCTATCTATATTATTTTTAAACCTATAACTCGTATTTTCCTATTTTTTAGTAGTATTTTTTATCATGTCTTAGGAAAAACATCAGAAAGTATTTCTCCTTTTGCTACTGTCGAGGAATTTATAACCCTAGTAAATATGGGAGAAAAAGAAGGTATAATTGAAAAGGAAGAAAAAGAATTTATTAATAATGTAATAGAATTTACAGATACAGAAGTTCATGAAGTTATGGTTCCAAGAATTGACATGGTATGTGTAAGTATTGATGACTCTTTACAAAATGCTTGGAAAAAGATAATTGAAGAAGGACATTCGAGATTGCCTGTTTACGAGGGGACTATAGATAATATTGTGGGGATAATTCATGCCAAAGACGTTCTAAAAGCTTTGGCTGAAGAAGGTAATAAGAATTTAAAGGATATAATGAGAGAAGTAATGTATATTCCTGAGAATATGAAGATAAATGACTTATTTAATGAGATGAGAAAGAGAAAAGCCCATATGGCTATTGTTGTAGATGAATATGGGGGAACAGCAGGACTGGTGACATTAGAAGATCTCTTAGAAGAGCTTGTAGGAGAAATTGAAGATGAGTATGATAGAGAAGAAAGAATGGTTTCTTTTATAGATAATAATACTATTTTGGTAGATGCAAAAATGAATATCTACGAGTTAAACGAACTTCTAGAAGAATATTGGAAGGAAAGACTTCCCGAGACAGAATATGATACCGTTGGAGGTTTAGTTCTAGATATATTAGGAAGAGTTCCTGTAAGAGGAGAAGAAATAAAATTGGGAAATTTAAATATTAAAATAGAGAGTATGAGAAGACAAAGAATAGAAAAGGTTAGAATTACATATAATGAAGAAAAAGAAAATAAAAGTTCTGAGGTGACGAATGACTAA
- a CDS encoding CTP synthase → MTKYIIITGGVISSLGKGLTTASLGRILKSKGFSVTALKFDPYINVDAGTMNPYQHGEVFVTEDGAETDLDLGHYERFLDVNLSSINNVTTGKIYSNVINKEREGKYLGSTVQIIPHITEEIKLSILRVAEETKADIVLVEIGGTVGDIEGLPFLEAVRQFRKNVGRQNLIYIHVTLVPSLFPTGELKTKPTQHSVKELRSIGIQPDIILCRAKEKLPKNIREKIALFTDVEPEAVISGVDVDDIYSIPLHFEEEGMGDLVCNLLGLDNRKSDLEEWKKMINKPLEGEINVTILGKYTTLPDAYLSVVQALKHSTRYFGVKLNLKWVESDRVNSNNVDEILRDTEGLLVPGGFGARGIEGMIEGIRWARKNNIPFLGLCLGLQCAVIEFARSIGLKDANSKEFDENTLYPVIDLMPNQREVKAKGGTMRLGAYPCVIDKNSLAYQCYQKELVYERHRHRYEVNNNFRGILEKHGLKFSGLSPDGELIEIIELKDHPFFIATQFHPEYKSRPLNPHPLFLGFVKAILKEKKYG, encoded by the coding sequence ATGACTAAGTATATTATTATTACGGGTGGAGTTATATCTTCTTTAGGTAAAGGTTTAACTACTGCTTCCCTTGGTAGGATTTTAAAAAGTAAAGGATTTTCAGTTACCGCATTAAAATTTGATCCATATATAAATGTTGATGCTGGAACTATGAATCCTTACCAACATGGTGAGGTATTTGTAACTGAAGATGGTGCAGAAACAGATTTAGATTTGGGGCATTATGAGAGATTTTTAGATGTTAATCTTAGTTCTATTAACAATGTTACTACTGGAAAAATTTATTCTAATGTTATAAATAAAGAAAGAGAAGGAAAATACTTAGGTTCTACAGTCCAGATTATCCCTCATATTACTGAAGAAATTAAGTTAAGCATCCTAAGAGTGGCGGAAGAGACTAAAGCAGATATTGTGTTAGTAGAGATAGGGGGTACTGTGGGAGATATAGAAGGACTTCCTTTTTTGGAGGCAGTAAGGCAATTTAGAAAAAATGTTGGAAGACAGAATTTAATATATATTCACGTTACATTAGTCCCTTCTTTATTTCCTACTGGTGAGCTTAAGACAAAACCAACTCAACATAGTGTTAAAGAACTTAGAAGTATTGGTATTCAACCAGATATCATACTTTGTAGAGCTAAGGAAAAACTTCCTAAAAATATAAGAGAGAAAATAGCTCTTTTTACTGATGTAGAACCTGAAGCAGTAATTTCTGGGGTAGATGTGGATGATATTTATAGTATTCCTTTACATTTTGAAGAAGAAGGAATGGGAGATTTGGTTTGTAATCTATTAGGTTTAGACAACAGAAAAAGTGATTTGGAAGAGTGGAAAAAGATGATAAATAAACCTTTAGAGGGAGAGATAAATGTTACTATCTTAGGTAAGTATACTACTCTTCCTGATGCTTATCTTAGTGTTGTTCAGGCTTTAAAGCATTCTACAAGGTATTTTGGAGTTAAATTAAATCTTAAATGGGTAGAATCTGATAGAGTTAATTCTAATAATGTAGATGAAATTCTAAGAGATACCGAAGGTTTACTTGTTCCTGGTGGGTTCGGAGCAAGAGGAATTGAGGGTATGATTGAAGGTATTAGATGGGCAAGAAAAAATAATATTCCATTTCTAGGACTATGCCTCGGACTTCAGTGTGCAGTTATAGAATTTGCAAGAAGTATTGGATTAAAAGATGCAAATAGTAAAGAGTTTGATGAGAATACTTTATATCCTGTGATTGATTTAATGCCTAATCAGAGAGAGGTAAAAGCAAAAGGTGGAACTATGAGATTAGGTGCATATCCATGTGTTATAGATAAAAATTCTTTAGCATATCAGTGTTATCAAAAGGAATTAGTTTATGAAAGACATAGACATAGATATGAGGTAAATAATAATTTTAGAGGTATACTTGAAAAACATGGATTGAAATTTTCTGGTCTTTCTCCTGATGGTGAGTTAATTGAAATTATAGAACTCAAAGATCACCCATTTTTTATAGCTACCCAATTCCATCCTGAATATAAGTCAAGACCTTTAAACCCCCATCCGTTATTTTTAGGATTTGTTAAAGCAATTTTAAAGGAGAAAAAATATGGATAA
- the cdd gene encoding cytidine deaminase: MDNRELWEMARKVLEFSYSPYSNFPVGAALLTKSGKVYLGTNIENASYGLTICAERVAIFKAVSEGEREFLKIVIVGKEGQGLFPCGSCRQVMAEFSLDLEVILYDLKKGEFASWKVRELLPLNFTLKRG, encoded by the coding sequence ATGGATAATAGAGAGCTTTGGGAAATGGCCAGAAAAGTTTTAGAGTTTTCTTATTCACCTTACTCAAATTTTCCAGTAGGGGCTGCTCTTCTAACGAAATCAGGTAAAGTATACTTAGGTACAAATATTGAGAATGCTTCTTACGGATTAACTATTTGTGCAGAAAGGGTTGCTATTTTCAAAGCAGTTAGTGAAGGTGAAAGAGAATTTTTAAAAATTGTAATAGTTGGAAAAGAAGGTCAAGGTCTTTTTCCTTGTGGGAGTTGTAGGCAAGTAATGGCAGAATTTTCTTTAGATTTAGAAGTTATTTTATATGATTTAAAGAAAGGAGAATTTGCCTCTTGGAAAGTAAGAGAACTTTTACCATTAAATTTTACCTTAAAGCGAGGTTAA
- the era gene encoding GTPase Era yields the protein MKILTKLAYVGIIGKPNVGKSTLINLLVGEKVSIIAEKPQTTRQRILGILTLENKAQLIFLDTPGWYEPKHLLGEYMLNVIKDTIKNSDVLLMLLDSSLDLEKEDLILLNILKKEEKPHLIILNKIDLVSKEKLEEKVKELKEFGFSEEKIVKISALYGTNKEELLDKIIEISPYGEFLYPPDMVSDQTDKFFISEIIREKIIHLTYQEVPHSTAVYVDEIAERKNGNLIYIRATILVEKPTQKSIIIGKDGSMLKKIGTLARMELEEYFKKQVYLDLWVKVKEKWRKKPEVLRELGYQ from the coding sequence ATGAAGATTCTAACAAAATTAGCATATGTAGGTATAATAGGAAAACCAAATGTAGGCAAATCAACTCTTATTAATCTTTTGGTGGGAGAAAAGGTTTCAATTATTGCTGAGAAGCCTCAAACTACTAGACAAAGAATTTTAGGAATACTGACTTTGGAGAATAAAGCTCAACTAATTTTTCTTGACACTCCAGGTTGGTATGAACCAAAACATCTTTTAGGAGAATACATGCTAAATGTTATAAAGGATACTATTAAAAATTCTGATGTACTTTTAATGCTTCTAGATTCTTCTTTAGACTTGGAAAAAGAAGATTTGATTCTATTAAATATCTTAAAAAAAGAGGAAAAACCTCACTTAATTATCTTAAACAAGATAGATTTAGTGTCAAAAGAAAAATTGGAAGAGAAAGTAAAAGAATTGAAAGAATTTGGCTTTTCTGAAGAAAAAATAGTCAAAATTTCTGCACTATATGGAACAAATAAAGAGGAGCTTTTAGATAAAATTATAGAGATTTCTCCATATGGAGAGTTTCTTTATCCTCCTGATATGGTTTCAGATCAAACAGATAAATTCTTTATCTCTGAGATAATTAGAGAAAAAATAATACATTTAACCTATCAAGAAGTACCTCACTCTACGGCAGTATATGTAGATGAAATTGCAGAGAGAAAGAACGGAAACTTGATTTATATTCGAGCAACAATCTTAGTAGAAAAACCTACTCAAAAATCTATAATTATAGGAAAAGATGGGAGTATGTTAAAGAAAATTGGAACTCTTGCACGTATGGAATTAGAAGAATATTTTAAAAAGCAAGTTTATTTAGATCTCTGGGTAAAAGTTAAAGAAAAATGGCGAAAGAAACCAGAGGTTTTGAGAGAATTGGGATACCAATAA
- the deoC gene encoding deoxyribose-phosphate aldolase, which yields MDKKTLAKMIDHTLLRPDASSKDIEEFCKEALEYNFMSVCVQPYFVPLVYKLLKDSEIKICTVIDFPHGSNSPSAKAFQIEELLKKGAEEFDIVVNISAIKDRNEKVLREEIKKAVETASGKIVKIIIETCYLTDDEKVYITNIIKEEGAHFVKTSTGFGPKGAEIRDIILLKKIAENKLKIKASGGIRTLEQALSFINAGADRLGTSQSIKILKELNE from the coding sequence ATGGATAAAAAAACCTTAGCTAAAATGATCGATCATACGTTATTAAGACCTGATGCTTCATCAAAGGATATCGAAGAATTCTGCAAAGAGGCTTTAGAATATAATTTTATGTCAGTTTGTGTTCAACCTTATTTTGTTCCTTTAGTATACAAACTTCTGAAAGATTCGGAGATAAAAATTTGTACAGTAATAGATTTTCCACATGGATCAAATTCTCCTTCTGCAAAGGCGTTTCAAATAGAAGAACTTCTTAAGAAGGGAGCAGAAGAATTTGATATAGTTGTTAATATTTCAGCAATAAAAGACAGAAATGAGAAAGTATTGAGAGAGGAAATAAAAAAAGCAGTAGAAACTGCTTCGGGAAAAATCGTTAAAATTATTATTGAAACATGTTATCTTACCGATGATGAAAAGGTTTATATTACTAATATTATAAAAGAAGAAGGAGCTCATTTTGTAAAAACTTCTACAGGTTTTGGTCCCAAAGGTGCAGAAATACGAGACATAATACTCCTTAAAAAAATTGCAGAAAACAAATTAAAAATTAAAGCGTCAGGGGGTATTAGAACCTTAGAACAGGCTCTTTCTTTTATAAATGCTGGTGCAGATCGTCTAGGAACTTCGCAAAGTATTAAGATTTTAAAAGAGTTAAATGAATAG
- the recO gene encoding DNA repair protein RecO, giving the protein MNRYYFEEAIVLKNQRIRDSDLLLTIYGRSKGKYNVIAPGALKFKNRLRGKIELFSWGKGYFIKRKSLDWLINWEIKDIFWNIRTNFEKLNSALSIISIVERNTPWENPDENLFNIVINILKLIKENNSEFFKEIFFIRYIQSQGLIDKFSTSCNKCGKVFKNEIVRINIIENKVYCKNCSFSGVAISLETLQNLNKILDLPLEESINLNLSKIEFENLMREYEKTIE; this is encoded by the coding sequence ATGAATAGATATTATTTTGAAGAAGCTATTGTTTTAAAAAATCAAAGAATAAGAGATTCGGATCTTCTTCTAACTATATATGGAAGAAGCAAGGGGAAATATAATGTTATAGCTCCTGGAGCTTTAAAGTTTAAAAATAGATTAAGAGGTAAAATAGAACTTTTCTCTTGGGGAAAAGGATATTTTATTAAAAGAAAAAGTTTGGATTGGTTGATTAATTGGGAAATCAAAGATATCTTTTGGAATATAAGAACAAATTTTGAAAAGTTAAATTCTGCTTTAAGTATTATAAGTATTGTAGAAAGGAATACTCCGTGGGAAAATCCAGATGAAAACTTGTTTAATATAGTCATAAATATATTAAAATTGATAAAAGAAAATAATTCTGAGTTTTTTAAGGAAATTTTTTTTATAAGGTACATTCAATCTCAAGGACTTATTGATAAATTTTCTACAAGTTGTAATAAATGTGGCAAGGTTTTTAAGAATGAAATTGTTAGAATAAATATCATAGAAAACAAAGTCTATTGTAAAAATTGTTCCTTTTCGGGAGTAGCTATTTCCTTAGAGACTTTGCAAAATCTTAATAAAATATTGGATCTGCCATTAGAGGAGAGTATAAATTTAAATTTATCAAAAATTGAATTTGAAAATTTGATGAGAGAATACGAAAAAACTATAGAATAG
- the glyQ gene encoding glycine--tRNA ligase subunit alpha: MLTFQEIIFKLNEFWHNQGCIIQQPYDIEVGAGTMNPATFFRVLGPEPWKVAYVEPSRRPTDGRYGENPNRWQHYYQYQVILKPSPYDVQEIYLDSLRYLGIDIEKHDIRFVEDNWESPTLGAWGIGWEVWLDGMEITQFTYFQQCGGYDLFPVSAEITYGLERIAMYIQGVDDFRDIIWQGDVTYGDIHLQGEVEHCHYNFSLADVERLRLLFNEYEKEAERLLNLSLVFPAYDYVLKCSHVFNLLDARGAISVVQRTEYISRIRKLAYKSAENYLKSREKLGFPLMKKTFWREEEKVG; encoded by the coding sequence ATGCTTACCTTCCAAGAAATTATCTTTAAATTAAATGAGTTCTGGCATAATCAAGGGTGTATAATTCAACAACCTTATGATATAGAGGTAGGCGCTGGAACTATGAATCCTGCAACTTTTTTTAGAGTTTTAGGTCCAGAACCTTGGAAAGTAGCCTATGTTGAACCTTCTCGAAGACCTACCGATGGAAGATATGGAGAGAATCCTAATAGATGGCAACATTATTACCAATATCAAGTAATATTAAAACCCTCGCCTTATGATGTTCAAGAAATTTATCTTGATAGTTTAAGATATTTAGGAATAGATATTGAAAAACATGATATTCGATTTGTTGAAGATAATTGGGAGTCTCCAACTCTTGGAGCCTGGGGTATTGGTTGGGAGGTTTGGTTAGATGGAATGGAGATTACACAATTTACATATTTTCAACAGTGTGGAGGTTATGATCTATTTCCAGTCTCTGCAGAAATCACCTATGGGCTTGAAAGAATTGCTATGTATATTCAAGGAGTAGATGATTTCAGAGATATCATATGGCAAGGAGATGTTACCTATGGAGATATACATCTTCAAGGAGAGGTAGAACATTGTCATTACAATTTTTCTTTAGCAGATGTAGAAAGACTAAGATTACTGTTTAATGAATACGAAAAAGAGGCAGAAAGACTACTAAATCTTTCTCTAGTTTTTCCAGCATATGATTATGTATTAAAATGTTCTCACGTATTTAATCTTTTAGATGCAAGGGGAGCAATAAGTGTCGTACAAAGAACAGAATATATATCACGAATAAGAAAACTTGCATATAAATCAGCAGAAAATTATTTAAAGAGTCGAGAGAAGTTAGGTTTTCCTCTAATGAAAAAGACTTTCTGGAGGGAGGAAGAAAAAGTTGGGTAA